The following are from one region of the Rosistilla carotiformis genome:
- a CDS encoding HAD family hydrolase, giving the protein MLTSTFVYFDLGKVLVTFDPEIACRQVGQLLGCDSPTIRAAMYDSGIEELLESGKIHEAEFLDRLFTHVGRSAAADDVLEAMSAMFRLNTSMLPVVSRLVNEGIPMGILSNTCGPHWDWIQRQNYGLLRLIGPRAALSYKIGCMKPDPQIYSAAAEIAGFAADQILFIDDRIENVQGATDCGWRAIHYVDTPTLVRDLRAMGYRCFV; this is encoded by the coding sequence GTGCTGACATCAACTTTCGTTTACTTTGATCTGGGTAAAGTCTTGGTGACATTCGATCCGGAGATCGCGTGCCGCCAGGTAGGGCAACTGCTGGGATGCGATTCGCCGACGATTCGCGCGGCGATGTACGACAGTGGCATCGAAGAACTGCTGGAATCGGGAAAGATCCACGAAGCGGAGTTCCTCGATCGATTGTTCACCCATGTCGGCCGCAGCGCTGCGGCCGACGACGTCTTAGAAGCGATGAGCGCGATGTTCCGTTTAAACACATCGATGCTGCCCGTCGTTTCGCGATTGGTGAACGAAGGAATTCCGATGGGAATCCTATCGAACACCTGCGGCCCGCACTGGGATTGGATCCAGCGGCAGAATTACGGGCTGCTACGGCTGATCGGCCCGCGGGCAGCTTTGAGCTACAAAATCGGCTGCATGAAACCCGATCCGCAGATTTACAGCGCGGCGGCCGAAATCGCCGGTTTCGCAGCGGATCAGATCCTGTTCATCGACGATCGAATTGAAAACGTTCAAGGGGCGACCGATTGCGGATGGCGAGCGATTCACTACGTCGACACACCAACGCTCGTGCGAGATCTTCGCGCGATGGGGTACCGCTGTTTCGTTTGA